gaggttcaacttggtagaaatttatgttcttcttttggttttatgatgtagtatAGGATGCATACTAAGGCTGAATTAGGTGGAATACATATATACTTCTTGAAAagtgttagtaatcatacactgtaaagaatgggttacaaagtttAAAGAAAGGATGGAGATACgaggtctcatgtagaagcaagtccaACAACGCTTCGAAGTTAAGCACGAGATAttatagatttatgttcttaagtctatgttaaagtattcttgatggcttgcacgtaatatcaagaatATACCTGATCTCGGAAGCATGTACCACGGTAATATGGGCATTCACACggtatatattctgagcgagtatgttgggtgtgatggtggtaaaaagtaTGTCAGATTGGTGATGACTTTGTTAATTGCTCAAAGGTTTAAGCCTGTTAATCACAATGGAGATGTATGAtggtttgtttcagatacacggtaatcatgacatgtgctggagtatgatattgaagctaCTTCTTCCTTTCTGGATTAGAGTTCAATATGTtgttagcttactggttaggtggagTTAATTAGTGGCGATTCTTATGGAtggttctcttggtgatcaaTGGTAGAGTCTGCGCAAGGATTTTTTTGATGGTGGTAGAAGATCTTCATGGTATTTGTGAGACGTGGCCTATTTCACAAGTGTTCTTcatgaagaagatggtttgaagacttttatcaacatcatggtgttttcatcgaagagatggttctatgaagatAGAAGTTCAGGTATGAGCTTCAAAAGTAATTCTACGGGAATATAGATATGGTGAATAACTTTGATGGGAGATAAAGGTAATTTCctgtgatcgtctcatgcttgaaagtatgatccgaggtggagattgttaggaaAACCGTGAGTTTCCTATCTTTGGTCCTTTTCCCCATTGAGTGGGATTCCTAATATAGGTCATACAGAGTTTAGGAAAGAGTTTATACTTGGTAGCCAAGTTTGTGTTATCTATATATAtgactagaattgtaggtttgtagaaatccaacctagaagagtggtaaattcTTGTGTgtaggattttggtctctttgttagggagggtcgtgtgctaccgtgaaggtcaataagAGGATTTTGgagttctagtgtttagggtttggggctttgccCGAAACCAGGTTTccagtgtttccatgtttctcctttgttgTTAGCAGCTGTGAAgaaggtgtagaagagaagacataaggctggtttgaggaatggttagagaattgatttctatggtttcttcgatggtgttctcgggtatgtcttgttaactctttgagtCTTGTCTTGGTTTGCGGAAAgaacatgtaatggtctttgatttaatggaagtttttctggtgatgttagccgtggatgtagcctgtaaaggtgaaccaccaATTGCCCTAcatttggttcaaatcaccaattacccTTTGTGATTCTGATTTCCGCCGCGCtaggggtgccaattttccccaACATTTTTAACATGGATGACACTATGTCTTACTGTTTCCTAGCTTCCTGTTTACGGACCAATGGGTTGCAAGAGGTGATTTTGCAGAAAACACGTCTCTCCACTATTGGCCCTAATATGCATCAGGATTAGTACGCCAATGTTTGTGGAGTGGATGCTCCCGCTACCTACATGGGAGAAACTTCCCCCAACACTATGTCTTTCCTGGAAGTGAAATACTTCGATGTAGTTATGAAGAACATCCACGATGACTTCCCTATGTCAAATAGAGACAAGGCTTTATGATAGTGCAATAAAATCTGCAATGCACAAGATTATCTTCTGGCGATCCCTATCGACAGACTCAACCACAAAATTGGTCATCGGCATCGACAGACTCAACCATAAAATTGGTCATCGGCACTTCAGCGCTGTTTTGTGTTTGTCTGCCCCTTTTACGATAGGAAAATGGACATTTATGGGTACCACGCTCTACATTGCGTACATGAGGTAGGCCTCAAATTTCGTCATGACTTGGTCTGTAGTACCTTTCCCGACATGTGTTTTCAATCCGGGACTACTGCAAGAAAATAGGTTGGTCATGGTTTTCTCTCCAGCAGTGGGGGGCATTGCGACCAACGGACATTCTCGTATATAATTTGGACAATGGTCGTGATGTGTGCCTTGATATTAGGGGAGTCTCTCTTTTTACTGGTGGTGGCATTCATACTTTTCCCCTTGGCCTTGCTATCGCTAATGCAGTTTCTCGTAAGCATACCAAATATCTTGACAAATGCAGATCACACGAGTATGGTTTTGGTACCCTTGCTTTTCGATACTAGGCGAGCTTGACGAAAAAGCTATTGACTTCATGAAGAGGATGGATAACTATTTATCCAAAAATGACGTTAGTGCTAGGAAAAACAATTTTTTATTTCATAGACTAGGGATCGTTATACAAAAAGAcgttggtgcccaacttgttaCTAGGCATCTCAGTAGCTTTTTgtaattctattttttttattattatagataattattattatttagaaaaacgggtagctagctcagctggtcatccccattTCTCAAAGATTTCATGTGtttcaggaggtcccaggttcgagtccctgATTTAGCTTGTCTCCCATAAGACGTGATTAACCTCTTATCCGCTTCAACTCAAAGATAAAATGAAGTGGCATGAACAAATGGGGGAAAGTACGTGGAAACAAATGGCTAGTCAATAATCATGATCGGCTTCTCAATTCCTCCCCATCATTCATCTCACACAAGGATTCTTGCTTCTTCATTTTTCGGAAAAGCCTTCGATAACAGTGATTTTCTAGATAGATAGAACATAAAAAAAGAAAGTTATTCAATTATTGAATTGATGGTCATAAAATatcacaataaataaataaaattattgatATTCTTTCCCACTAGTGTGAGTAGTGAGTAACTATTAACTGTGTTCTGAAAACAGAAAATGGAGAGAAAGGAAGAAAAAAGCAGTTTGAATTCTCCACTAATATTAcgaaatagagaagaagaaaacaaggcaGAGATTATTATTGAAGAAGTAAAGAAACAATTATGGTTATCTGGACCTCTAATAACAgttaatttcagttatgttcGTTGGTCATCTTGGTGAACTCTCACTGTCTGGTGCTTCAATGGCTACTTCTTTTGCAACTGTTACTGGTTTCAGCTTACTGGTAATTAACTTTCATCATTACTTCTTAGTTTTTATCATATTTACATTTAATTTTAAGCTTGAATAGCTACTTCTGCAAAGCTGACGGATATTATGTTCATCCTTATAGTAGTAAATCTGATGGCTTAAAGGTACGAGTTTATTGTGCACTCATGCGCCTCGTAATCCATTTGGGGCCGAAAAATAGGATATTTGTTGTTCATGTCTAATTATGGTTCATTCTGATATTTTGGACTAGATGGGAATGGCAAGTGCATTAGATACTCTGTGTGGCCAATCTTACGGCGCAAAACAGTACCATAAGCTAGGCATACATATGCAAAGGGGCATGTTTGTTCTTCTACTAGTTAGTGTTCCACTTTATTTTGTTTGGGCAAACACCGGCCGTATTCTCATAGCTGTGGGACAAGATCCTGAAATATCAGCTGAATCCGAAGTTTATGCTCGTTACATGATCCCTTCCTTATTCGCGTATGGACTTCTTCAGTGCCATATCAGGTTTCTACAAACACAAAACATAGTATCCCCAATGATGATAAGTTCGCAATGACGGCCTTGCTGCATTTTCTTGTGTGTTGGGTTCTGTTTTTCAAAGCTGGCCTAGGAATTAGAGGCGCTGCAATTGCGACTTCCATATCTTATTGGATCAGTTTGATACTTCTGGTACTTTATGTTAAGTACTCTGGTAAATGCGAAAGGACTTGGAATGGTTTCTCAAAGGAAGCACTCCATGACATTCTTAACTTTATAAGACTCGCAGTTCCTTCGGCTATTATGGTCTGGTATTATGAGATCTCACTACATACCGCTTTCTAAATTTTAACATCTATACTTCACGTACTGTTTTAGAAATTGTCTAACTTCATCAATTGGAACAGCTTAGAAATGTGGTCTTTCAATCTGGTGGTTTTGCTATCGGGTTTGCTTCCCAACCCAGAGCTAGAAACTTCGGTGCTGTCAACCTGGTAAACTCCTTGCCAATACTtgcacaaaattttcttttgagtttCATAACTGTCTGGATAAATGCAAACAACACTGCATTTCTATTTGCTAAATCCTTCATGTTTTTCAGCCTTAACACAGGTGCATTGGTCTGTATGATCCCATCTGGACTGGGTGGGTCTGTAAGGTCAGTTGCGCTAAATGTATTAGTTTTTCTGAATTATTTATGATTATGCTTAATTGTGTTTTTCGCTTTATATTATGTAATGTAGCTTTGTCAGGTACTCTGTATAAAGCTCTTACACTAAAGATATTTCTAAAAAATCCACAGCACAAGAGTTTCCAATGAGCTAGGAGCAGGCCATCCTCAAGCTGCACGTTTAGCTGTGCAAGTTGTGTTTGTTTTAGCTGCCACAGAGGGAATTATAATAGGCATAATCATGATTTTGATACACCATATTTGGGGCAGTGCTTATAGCAATGAGAAAGAGGTGGTGGATTATGTTGCAGTGATGATGCCAATAATTTCCGTCTCCAACTTCATTGACGGACTTCAATCCATTCTTTCAGGTTCTTTCAGTGCTAAACAGTAAATTATGTGTCAATATATCGTCTTGAAATATTTACCGAGTCGTTCTTTCAGGTACGGCTAGAGGATGTGGTTGGCAAAAGATTGGTGCTTATGTCAATCTGGGATCTTATTACCTTGTCGGAATTCCTTGTGCGGTTCTGCTAGCTTTTTTTCTACATGTGGGAGGAAAGGTTAGATGGTTTTTCTCTTATCATACTTGGTAAATTTTGTAAGATTACTAAGTACGGATAATGATGCTTTTGTAAATGCGAAATTGCCCAAAGAAGGACTTTGGATTGGGATGGTATGCGCACTTTCTGTTCAAGGTTTTTCGCTTCTTATCATCACTATACGCACCAACTGGGAGCTAGAAGTAAAACAATTTTTACCGTCTTTATTTCACAATCTTTTAAACAATTTCTTGGTTATGAATCTAACTGATTACTTTCTGTAACTTGGCATATTTAGGCAAAACAGGCATCGGAAAGATTTTACGATGCTGCAATTCCTGTGACTATGGTGTCATAAAGCACAGAAGAATTCTCTGCAGTTGTTCGTGTAACAATTTCCTATATGAAAAAACTTGGCATATTTCAGGCAAAACAGGCGTCAGAAAGAATTTATGATTTTTACCCTAGAAGTAAAACAATTTTTACCCTCTTTATTTCAGAGTCTTCGACAATTTCTTGGTTTTGCTGGTTATTCATTCTTGTCTAATTTTCGGTAACTTGGCATATTTCGGGCAAAACAGGCGTCAGAAAGAGTTTATGATGCTGCAATTCCTGTAACTGTGGTGTCATAAAGAACTTGTATTTCCGGATGATTTACATTAGATATAGTAGTAGATTGTGTAATCCTTATATCCTAgaattaaaaacacaaaaatttgtaattttgaaagaaaTGATGCCTGCAAGTTTGAGAAAATTGTTGCTTCCCTAACCAAATTTATTAAGTGACAAAGTGTTTTACCTGAAAACAAAAATTGCCCGCCCTTCTCTGAGCATACAACATCACAAAATATGAACGGTACTTTGCAACCAACCATAATCTTGTTGGGCTTGATGTTTGCTGCAATATCACAGTTTGAGCTAAAGAAACACAAAGATAGGGCTGTCAACGGCACTAAACGTAACGGATATTGGCTCTGCCGCTTCCGTTGCCATTaaaattatcggatatccgatatccgttaaGTTCCGACGGAAATTTAAAATTCAATTTCATTACCGTTACGTCGGACTTATTGGATATCAGATATTTTTATGATACCATCCGATATTTTCACAGAACAAACACAGAGCAGGTTCCAAATCCAAGAAAACCAGTTCTAAATCCATGtcgcataaaaaaaaaacatacagatgTTCATGTTCTAAATCCACGCCACCAAATTACATGTTCAGATGTTCTAGATttctagcaaaagaaaaaaccatgttattgcaaaagaaaagacaaaggatGAAAGGAACTTTATCTCCATATGTTGCAACAACTTCAAATGCATTCCTCCATCTCCActgccaactgcatctgcaaatgTATTCCTCCTTAGTCCTGAACTTCTGCATTtttaaaggaaaatcaaaagtgTTAGTTAAGTTTgcaatgtcagtgcaataagccaataaatataaaagcaaataaaatatcaagatgTGAGGAAAGTTGCCAGTAATACAACTATCACTGTCACTGAGACTGAGATCTGGCAtccaatcacccaaacaaagcaatgcttcaacaagttctggagctaatgaactcctaTGAGATGTGAGAACCCTGCCACCAATATTAAACATTgattctgatgctacacttgtcactggaacaTCCAatacatctcttgaaatccttgaGAGAGTTGGGTACTTAGGATCATGattccaccaacttaagatatcaaaccttaTTTCTTCAGTGGatgtgcctttaggaagaactgtttctgctaagtatgtctccaattctgacttctcaacctTAAACACattgttttccataataaaatcatcataaccaaattcatatgatgttgttgtaGCTGCACAGATCTCAATTCCAACTGAATTCATTCCACTATCAAAATAATCTGGAGTTGTAGTGTTGGTTTCATAAGCACAGTAAAGAGCATTGAGTGAaagctcaaatttgttatagtgaGTTTGATAGTTTTGcacaccatatactctcttcataacaaactccacccatcTAGCCTTATACCTAGGATCTAAACCAACTCCAAtgcccatcaaagtgttactttaTTTCCAGTAGCTATTAAATTTTGTCCTCATATTCTTGGCCATGtctctgatatactcatgctcactGAATTCCCAGATCTTAATGCTTCTATTAACTTCTTTCACCCCATTACAATACAAATTTgttgtgggatacttaatcccgacaaatttggttgaaatcacatcaaataattccaaacattcacatatatgtactccttgttgccactcctgagaagttggtagtatcttgaagtcattgtccaaatcagctagcctaacaaaagcttgtctcaaaaaaattgcatcgttaagcatcttaaaggtggagttccaccgggtatccacatctaaaccaACATACCTTGAAGCAGGAAGCTTAACTTGGAAAATAAtacattcaaatctctcttttctagcctgacttgacTTGACATATTTCACACACTCTCTAGctgcatctataaatggagcaACTACTCTCATTCCACACCCCACAATCAAGTGCAATACATGATTactacacctcatttggaacTAATCCCCATTAAGAACTAGACAATCTTTGATATCAAGCCATGACTTcagattttccatcataacattgttTGAGCTAGCATTGTCAGCAACTATAGCAAAAAGCTTACAATATATGTTCCAATCTAGAGCTACTGATTTCACTACAAATGTTAGAACTTATCCAgaatgtggtgatggcactaaagtGTATGCTAGTGTTTTTTTAACCAGTTTCCACTCATCATCCATGTAATGAATTGTCAGACAATAATAACCATCTTTTGTATGCTTACATGTccacatatctgttgttaaactacatttagatgtaattgtttcaaattgttcttgtaattgcagtttgaactcagttcttagtttcatgatatcttcCCTAACTGTATTTCTAGTGTAAAGCTTAGGagcaggattcagagacttaacaaactctctaaaatatggatgctcaactatagtgattggataaccatgcTTAGCAATCATCTTAGCAACAAGTATCCTAGTAGCATCAgcatcatacttccaattagctAACTTAGTTTGTGCATTACCTGTTTTAATTGTTGTAATCTTTCTTTGTCCTTTCTCATTCTCAGGCTTTTCTTTTTAGCATGGTGATGCAAGCGGCTGGTTCCTTGGTGCTTCAAATTTCTTCTTACAATGTTTGCAGTGAGCTAAAATTATCCCAACCTGCTTCCGTTTTACTATCTTCTTTCCAATTGACCTTTCAAAATCATTCCATGCGTCAGACCTaattgaatgtagttttttcttttttttttagctataattggatcttcatctacttctatttcatcttctgcttcttctctgGGACGAACCGCAGGTGTAACAGCAGCAGGTGTTGAATGAATTCCTGAACCTTGAACTTGGTTTGATGCAGCAGGTAATTGTGATGCAACTGAAAGTGAGGGTGAGGGATTGCTTGATGAACCAACATGAttggatgctcctctttcgctttgagacatgattaatttcacgaaTATCAATctgttttgaaaaccctaatttcagaaaccctaaattgaaaattgagtttttAGGATTTAAATTAAACTCAAAAGAAACAGAAGAAgataaccctagttttctaatcagtaatcacacaTTATTGTATAGATAAGAAGATGATTTTTCACGAATTGAAACTGAAGAAGAGGTGAGTgagtttttcttctatttttttctctGTTTTGGGTCGACTGAAACTGAAGAAGAATGAATGAATCGAAGTATATTTACCTAGGTTTAAGAATTTACACGTGCTAAACACACGTTATCGGAAATAAGGATAACGGAAATAGCCTTAACCGGTACCCTTACGGTAGGATAAAAATATCCATTAAGTTATCAGCTACGGATATCCGATTACCGATATAACGGAACTTAACCTAAAGGATTCCGGATAATCAGATTCGGCTAACGGATAACAACGGATATCCATTGACAGCCTAACAGTCTAAAGATTTGCATTATCAGTTCACGGTTGGTAATTATCATTATTTTCACAGTTGGTAATTCTCTTACTAGAAATTTGCATGTCTTTTTCTTCATGTGGAGGTTATTTTTGAGTCTAGATTATAATGTTTCGCGTAGAAGAAAGCCATGCATCTATCTACACGGTGTGTTTGGTTCACTAAAGGCGCATGACGAAAGCCTGTTCCACACGACACCAGTGGACAAAAGGACTTAGCCTTATCTGTCTTCTTTTAAATCAGAAATGCCTCTGTCAACAGTCCAaaccaagaaaaacaaaaagtacGTACTTGAAACTATTAGTCATGAATATGATCGGTCGCCCTCGGTTCTTGCCAACCGTTCATCCCAAAAGGATTCTTTCTCTTTTGAGAAAAGCGTTAAAGTACGGTGATTTCCTAGCGATACAATTATTGAATCGTAAAAGAAAATAGTTGAAGGGTGTCAATCTCCCACTAGTTCTTGAGTCTCTTTCTTTCCAACTAGAGTGAGTGAGTACTCTCAGTGTGTGTTCTGAGAGAAAACacagaaatgatggagaaaaaggAATAAAAATGCAGTTTGAATTCTCCATTAATATCAcgaaatagagaagaagaagaaaataacaagAATAGTAGTTATTCGGAGATcattattgaagaagtgaagaaacaaTTATGGTTATCTGGACCTCTAATAACAGTTAATCTCCTTCAGTTTTGTATACAGTTAATTTCAGTTATGTTTGTTGGTCATCTTGGTGAACTGTCACTTTCTGGTGCTTCAATGGCTACTTCTTTTGCAACTGTTACTGGTTTCAGCTTACTGGTAATCAACTTTCATCGTTAACTTCTTCTTAATTTCTACCATTACATTCGATATTCAGCTTCAATGGATGCTTCCTCTAAGTCGTGGTCAGATTTCACATCTATTTATGTGCCTTTACGTGATACTATATAGTAAATTTGATGGCTTAAAGGTGTGTGCTCACTGTGCACTCATGCGTGTGATAATCCACTCAGAAGTCGAGATAATTAATTCATTTTTAAGATaattgttagttttgtgccgCGTGCCTTGGTGACGGAATATGTAACACTGGAAAATGGAGTATTATGTTTTTGTTGCATTTGATTTTAATCCATGGGAGAACCCGAATATGGTTCCATGATTAATTTTTTTCATTCAGAGTAAACCCTCTTTTGATCTCGAACTAATATGATTTTTGTTGTTCATATCTAATTATGGTTCATTCTGATCCTTTGGACTAGATGGGAATGGCAAGTGCATTAGACACTCTATGCGGCCAATCTTACGGAGCAAAACAGTATCATATGTTGGGCATACATATGCAAAGAGGAATGTTTATTCTTTTACTGGTTAGCATTCCTATAGCTTTCGTCTTGGCAAACACATGCCGTATTCTCATAACTGTGGGACAAGATCCTGAAATATCAGCCGAAGCAGGAGTTTATGCTCGTTATATGATCCCTTCTTCAGTGTTATGTCAGGTTTTTACAGACACAAAACATAGTTTTCCCAATGATGATAAGTTCTGCAATGACGGCGTTACTGCACTTTGTTGTGTTTTGGGTTCTGGTTTTTAAAGCTGGCCTAGGAAATAAAGGTGCTGCAATAGCGACTTCCATATCTTGTTGGATCAATCTGACATTTCTCGTACTTTATGTTAAGTACTCTGGTAAATGTGAAAGGACTTGGACTGGTTTCTCAAAGGAAGTACTCCATGACATTCTTAACTTTATAAGACTCGCAGTTCCTTCTGCCATCATGGTATGGTAAGTCCTGCTTTCCTAAGTGACTTATTGTATAATTTTAGCAATTGTCTAACTTCATCAACTGGAACATCTTAGAAGTGTGGTCTTTTGAGCTGGTGGTTCTGCTATCGGGTTTGCTTCCCAACCCAAAGATAGAAACCTCGGTGCTATCGATCTCGTAAAATCCTTTCCCATACTTGTTTCATAACTGGCTTGATGAATGTTTTCAAAATGCAAACAACAACGCTGTAATTTTGTACTCTCGTAATGGAAAACTAAAGACAAAAATTAATTATCTTTTCTGTTTGctaaatccttcatatttttCAGCTTAAACACCGGTTCATTAGTCTCAATGATCTCATCTGGACTCAGTGGTGCAGTAAGGTCAGTGGTCCTGAATTTCCATTTTCGCTTCATTGTAAAACAAACCTATGTTGTGCTAGGCGCTCGCCTAGGCGCCCAAGGCATACAGGGCGCGCCTAGCTAATAAAGCGCCCCAGGTGCCATAAACGTGAGTCATTacctttttcattttatttttctggtCCCCTTGGGCGCCTTAGGGGCACCTAGGCGCTAGGTGAGGTGAAGGGCTTGGCGCTCCGCCTAGCGCCTCACACAACATTGaaacaaacaatcaaaagaaCAAACTAAAAATGATTATGTTGGATGATTGTATAAAGCTCTTACAGTAAAGTTTTTCTAAAATTTCACAGCACAAGAGTTTCAAATGAGCTAGGAGCAGATCATCCTCAAGCTGCGCGTTTAGCAGTACAAGTTGTGTTTGTTTTGGCAGCCACACAGGGAATTCTAATAGGCACAATCATGATTTTGGTACGCCATATTTGGGGAAGTGCTTATAGCAATGAGAAAGAGGTGGTGCACTATGTAGCTGTCATGATGCCAATACTTGCCATCTCCAACTTCGTCAACGGACTTCAATACGTTCTTTCAGGTTCTTTTTGCGATCAATAGTGCTAAATAGTAAATTATGTGTCAATTTATCAGCTTGAAATATTTACCAAGTCGTCCTTTCAGGTATGGCTAGAGGATGTggttggcaaaagattggagcttATGTCAATCTGGGATCTTATTACCTTGTCGGAATTCCTTGTGCCGTTCTATTAGCTTTTGTTCTACACGTGGGAGGAATGGTTAGAACGTTCTTCTCTATTATACTTGGTCAAATTATGAATATCACTTCAATACTGATGCCAGTTGTGTGAGGCGTTAGGTGAAACGAGGCGCCTAGGCCGGCATGCCTAGAAAAAAATACTAATGGCTCACATTTTGGCGCCTTAAACGTTCTATTAGCTATGCTCCCCCCTGCGCGACTCGTGCGCCTAGCTCGGGTTTCACAACATTGACTGATGGTGATGTTTTCTTGATGTGGAATTGCGCAAATAGGGACTTTGGGTTAGGATGGTATGCGCACTTTTTGTTCAAGGCTTTTAGCTAATTAATAATCATCACCTAGTTTAGCACCCCTGTAAACTAAATTCAagttttgttttattgtttttttcCCTGGTGGGGCCCAGTCACGTGGACCGGCCCTATTTCCAGCCTAGCCCGCCAACCCAAAGGAAAGCGCTACTGTACGAAAGTACGCGACGTTAGATTTTAATTTTACTGTTGCCTGGTATACTATTGCCAGACTAATTCGCAAACAGGGACTTTGTGTTGGGATGGTATGCGCACTTGGTGTTCAAGGTTTTTCGCTTCGTGTCATCACTATACGCATAGACTgggagcaacaaataaaacatatTTTAGCCTCTTTATTTCAGAGTTTGGAACAATTTGAACCTTGATTTTTGTTGGTTACTCTTGTTTCATTCTCTGTTACTTGGGCTTTATGTTTGCTGCAA
This DNA window, taken from Papaver somniferum cultivar HN1 chromosome 3, ASM357369v1, whole genome shotgun sequence, encodes the following:
- the LOC113361006 gene encoding protein DETOXIFICATION 16-like, yielding MISSGLSGAVSTRVSNELGADHPQAARLAVQVVFVLAATQGILIGTIMILVRHIWGSAYSNEKEVVHYVAVMMPILAISNFVNGLQYVLSGMARGCGWQKIGAYVNLGSYYLVGIPCAVLLAFVLHVGGMVRTFFSIILGQIMNITSILMPVV